The proteins below come from a single Chrysoperla carnea chromosome 1, inChrCarn1.1, whole genome shotgun sequence genomic window:
- the LOC123305940 gene encoding uncharacterized protein LOC123305940, protein MKLLKPFLILALICCIHARKVEYESHIDDESALNEINFEDLINEAKFHVTIDENDTSIAQSTGIWDQVQDEIEAVNDGAENLNEQMNEIQSESDRSGWRPALKDSIIGLYNTISSSVANVIDSAINKASDKFDQGISGALNLTDRVHAQKKLLIAKVQKCAEQQGLSADTISEDAYAKIEHCIPDAVNSINETAQTIIGNIKEARSFITSVPTSMNECLNTMREASSWAQITASAKTVWCLTGLSASTCTEAAQFSMKMATCGTKCVVRFEQIKLELKKCYMTGFYAITKEAADKGIDLGQCVLGGEKKNKPE, encoded by the exons atgaaactgTTGAAGCCATTTTTAATACTTGCATTAATTTGCTGTATTCAT gctCGCAAGGTCGAGTATGAAAGTCATATCGATGACGAAAGTGCTCtaaacgaaataaatttcgaagaTTTAATAAACGAAGCAAAATTCCACGTTACAATTGACGAAAATGATACAAGTATTGCACAATCAACCGGTATTTGGGACCAAGTACAGGACGAAATTGAAGCAGTCAATGATGGGgcagaaaatttaaatgaacaaaTGAATGAAATTCAAAGTGAATCAGATAGATCAGGTTGGCGTCCTGCCTTAAAAGATAGTATAATTGGACTTTATAATACAATATCCTCGTCCGTGGCTAATGTAATTGATAGTGCAATTAATAAAGCAAGCGACAAATTCGATCAAGGTATTTCAGGTGCCTTAAACCTCACTGATCGTGTTCACgcacaaaagaaattattaatagcaaaagtacaaaaatgcgCAGAGCAACAAGGTTTGAGTGCTGATACAATCAGTGAAGATGCTTATGCTAAAATTGAGCATTGTATACCAGACGCTGTAAATTCAATTAATGAAACTGCTCAAacaattattggaaatattaaaGAAGCACGTTCCTTCATTACGAGTGTGCCAACTTCTATGAATGaatgtttaaataccatgcgTGAGGCATCATCATGGGCACAAATAACTGCAAGTGCAAAAACCGTTTGGTGTTTAACTGGTCTTTCAGCTTCAACATGTACGGAAGCTGCACAATTCAGCATGAAAATGGCTACATGTGGTACGAAATGTGTTGTCAGATTTGAgcaaattaaattagaattgaaaaaatgttatatgaCTGGTTTCTATGCTATTACGAAAGAAGCTGCTGATAAAGGAATCGATCTTGGACAATGTGTACTTGGTggtgaaaagaaaaataaaccagaataa
- the LOC123305941 gene encoding uncharacterized protein LOC123305941, with product MKLLKPFFIFAVICCIHARKVEYEDLIKDIEELNEIDFEDILKEAKFHITIDEKDEHISKSTNIYDEVIGEIEGINDDSENTRDRLNDLRAECEASNWSAGLASTINGVFQTIFGTAANAIDTAVNTVADKFNQGISASLNFTDRVHTQKKLLIAKVQKCAEQQGLSAETLSEDAYANIETCVPKAVESINATAQTIMDNFRNVRGFMSNLPNSVNECVDIMRNAKKLEKLTASPKTIFCLGGVTGQVGVESAQLTTKLITCGVKAEVSFYHIQRELRFCYMDGLEAIVKEAQAKGIELKKCVLRNETKKVE from the exons ATGAAACTGTTGAagccatttttcatttttgcagTTATTTGCTGTATTCAT GCTCGCAAGGTCGAATATGAAGATCTTATCAAAGATATTGAGGAActaaatgaaattgattttgaagatatcCTTAAAGAAGCTAAGTTCCATATAACAATTGATGAAAAAGACGAACACATTTCAAAATCTACCAATATTTACGATGAAGTTATTGGCGAAATTGAAGGAATTAATGATGACTCGGAGAACACACGCGATCGCTTAAATGATTTACGTGCAGAATGCGAAGCATCCAATTGGAGTGCTGGATTAGCTAGTACAATAAATGGAGTTTTCCAAACAATTTTCGGTACTGCTGCCAATGCTATTGACACAGCCGTCAATACGGTCGCTGACAAATTCAATCAAGGTATTTCAGCCTCATTGAATTTCACTGATCGTGTTCACACCCAAAAGAAATTGTTAATCGCTAAAGTACAAAAATGTGCTGAACAACAAGGTCTTAGTGCTGAAACACTAAGTGAAGATGCTTATGCTAATATTGAAACTTGTGTACCAAAAGCAGTTGAATCGATAAATGCTACAGCCCAAACAATTATGGACAATTTTAGAAATGTTCGTGGCTTTATGTCGAATCTACCAAATTCGGTAAATGAATGCGTAGATATTATGcgaaacgcaaaaaaattggaaaaactgaCTGCAAGTCCAAAAACGATTTTCTGTTTGGGTGGTGTGACTGGTCAAGTTGGTGTCGAATCAGCACAATTAACTACTAAATTGATAACATGTGGTGTTAAAGCTGAGGTTAGTTTCTATCATATTCAGAGAGAATTACGATTTTGTTATATGGATGGTTTGGAAGCGATTGTTAAAGAAGCACAGGCGAAAGGAATTGAACTTAAAAAATGTGTACTTCGTAATGAAACAAAGAAAGTTGAATAa